A stretch of Myxococcus hansupus DNA encodes these proteins:
- a CDS encoding BlaI/MecI/CopY family transcriptional regulator, with protein MKKPVGEQELVVLRYVAEHGPATVGEVAERFGEPQGLARSTILTVMERLRLKGYLTRRKVEGVYQYASPVPASELLRDVVGDFVQRSLSGSLSPFAAYLSEAEDVSDDELAQLQDVVARLRSKKKG; from the coding sequence ATGAAGAAGCCGGTGGGAGAGCAGGAGCTGGTGGTGCTGCGGTACGTGGCCGAGCACGGCCCGGCGACCGTGGGCGAGGTGGCCGAGCGCTTCGGTGAGCCGCAAGGGCTGGCCCGCTCCACCATCCTCACGGTGATGGAGCGGCTGCGCCTCAAGGGGTACCTGACGCGGCGCAAGGTGGAGGGCGTCTACCAGTACGCCTCGCCGGTGCCGGCATCCGAGTTGCTACGGGATGTGGTGGGCGACTTCGTTCAGCGCTCGCTGTCGGGTTCGCTGTCGCCGTTCGCCGCGTACCTGTCCGAGGCCGAGGACGTCTCCGACGACGAGCTGGCGCAGCTCCAGGACGTCGTGGCCCGGCTCCGCTCGAAGAAGAAGGGATAG
- a CDS encoding M56 family metallopeptidase, with protein MGTVWLSHVGEWASSSLWRASWQGALCAALVWALCRAWPKLPASLRAGLWWLVALKFVVTLGWLPSVSLPVLPASVADAWARVEARWSDVTGRGVEATGTVAAPGRSLGVSHLWDVSVANGTDSGGAAGRLSGTPWVVGDVAADALGRDSEVGSGRRGAAAGSRAQLEGDLNAASPQHDAAEGAMGSGAAMARHFDAASAQRAAAAGAMGSGAAMARDFDAASSQRDAAAGAMGSGAAMARNAHAGSGRGPFPAAVVDNGAVTRGAADARSPWVGGVTGLLLAMWVAGVLWHVRGHVKGGIAMRRLLASAQPLVHPVLESEVRELSAAAGLRRVPALLVSDSVRSPLATGLRTPVVVLPAKAVRRLPVEALRMALAHELAHLRRGDLWLGWVPALAESLLFFHPLARRAAREYALAREEACDAEALRLTGAEPADYGELILAFGIARAPGTAAALGASPHVDALHRRLSMLEHVEAVSSRSRRLLKVALSALGVAALVPFQVVAREAGASSPKPSESPATGAAGASSAATAPVVSASPSKAAPVASPKSAAGTHGSAASKAATEPNPAAVPNVAAASKAATEPKPAAESAAAPNPTESERKVVRRVQIFSSAPGSTLAVTDVTDLPELPAPPPPPPPAGVLPPMPPIPLPGVTPPTPPSPPRVAVVTHRRLNGTVKYLGATPPTPITPTTPITPRTPATPPTPPTPPTPPSGSPDSGYVLLADGMAMMNGSSVDLELARTFKQKDKEILFVRRKGEAFIIRDAATLKNVREALSGSRELGKAQSDLGEKQGKLGQEQAALGQKQATLGHEQGGLGRKLGDLAHQQAGLHIEESRLDSLPEADRARRRAELKKQDATLEQEMKALESKMADLAKKMEVLSREQHTLSEKQHGLHEEQVKLSTKHKTQIEEAEKKVNGLIDEALRKGLGQPMPT; from the coding sequence ATGGGCACGGTCTGGCTTTCTCACGTGGGCGAGTGGGCGTCCTCGAGTCTGTGGCGGGCGTCATGGCAGGGCGCGCTGTGCGCCGCGCTGGTGTGGGCGCTGTGCCGAGCATGGCCGAAGCTGCCCGCGTCCCTGCGCGCGGGACTCTGGTGGTTGGTGGCGTTGAAGTTCGTGGTGACGCTGGGGTGGCTGCCCTCCGTGTCGCTGCCCGTGCTGCCGGCCTCGGTGGCTGACGCGTGGGCTCGGGTGGAGGCGCGGTGGAGTGATGTCACCGGGCGAGGCGTGGAGGCGACGGGCACGGTTGCCGCGCCGGGGCGCTCGTTGGGTGTGTCCCATCTCTGGGATGTGTCCGTCGCGAATGGGACGGACTCTGGTGGCGCCGCCGGGCGCCTCTCAGGCACGCCTTGGGTTGTAGGGGACGTCGCTGCGGACGCGCTGGGGCGTGACTCCGAGGTGGGCTCTGGTCGACGCGGTGCGGCTGCGGGCAGCCGCGCTCAGTTGGAGGGTGATCTCAACGCGGCTTCGCCTCAGCACGACGCCGCTGAGGGCGCGATGGGCAGCGGTGCTGCGATGGCGCGTCACTTCGACGCGGCTTCGGCTCAGCGCGCCGCCGCCGCGGGCGCGATGGGCAGCGGTGCTGCGATGGCGCGTGACTTCGATGCGGCTTCGTCTCAGCGCGATGCCGCCGCGGGCGCGATGGGCAGCGGTGCTGCGATGGCGCGGAATGCCCACGCGGGTTCTGGCCGGGGCCCGTTCCCTGCGGCTGTGGTGGACAACGGTGCCGTGACACGCGGGGCGGCGGATGCACGTTCGCCATGGGTGGGCGGCGTCACGGGACTCCTGCTGGCGATGTGGGTCGCGGGTGTTCTGTGGCACGTGCGCGGCCACGTGAAGGGCGGGATCGCGATGCGCCGGCTGTTGGCGAGCGCCCAGCCACTGGTTCATCCAGTGCTCGAGTCGGAAGTGCGCGAGCTGTCCGCTGCCGCGGGGCTGCGGCGTGTGCCCGCGCTCCTGGTCTCCGATTCGGTGCGCAGTCCGTTGGCCACGGGCCTTCGGACTCCGGTGGTGGTGTTGCCCGCGAAGGCTGTGCGGCGCTTGCCCGTGGAGGCACTGCGCATGGCGCTCGCGCACGAACTGGCCCATCTGCGCCGGGGTGACTTGTGGCTCGGTTGGGTGCCCGCGCTGGCGGAGTCGCTGCTCTTCTTTCATCCGCTCGCCCGGCGTGCCGCACGTGAATACGCGTTGGCTCGTGAGGAAGCCTGTGACGCCGAGGCCCTCCGCCTCACGGGCGCCGAGCCCGCTGATTACGGCGAGCTGATTCTCGCCTTTGGTATCGCCAGGGCTCCCGGCACGGCCGCGGCGCTCGGTGCGTCCCCCCATGTTGATGCGTTGCACAGGAGGTTGAGCATGCTGGAGCACGTCGAGGCCGTTTCTTCCCGTTCCCGGCGCCTGTTGAAGGTGGCGCTCTCCGCATTGGGCGTCGCGGCGCTGGTGCCTTTCCAAGTGGTCGCCCGTGAGGCGGGGGCCTCGTCGCCGAAGCCCTCGGAGTCGCCTGCAACTGGGGCGGCTGGAGCCTCGTCGGCCGCCACCGCCCCCGTGGTGTCTGCGTCGCCCTCGAAGGCGGCTCCTGTTGCTTCGCCCAAGTCCGCTGCTGGGACTCATGGCTCCGCTGCGTCCAAAGCCGCGACTGAGCCGAACCCAGCCGCTGTGCCCAACGTCGCCGCTGCGTCCAAAGCTGCGACTGAGCCGAAGCCCGCCGCTGAGTCCGCCGCTGCCCCGAATCCCACCGAGTCCGAGCGCAAGGTGGTGCGGCGTGTTCAAATCTTCTCCTCCGCCCCGGGCTCCACGCTCGCCGTCACCGACGTGACGGACCTGCCCGAACTCCCCGCGCCACCGCCGCCGCCGCCGCCGGCCGGTGTGTTGCCACCCATGCCTCCGATTCCACTGCCGGGAGTGACGCCGCCCACGCCTCCGTCTCCGCCGCGCGTCGCTGTCGTCACCCACCGGCGCCTCAATGGCACCGTGAAGTACCTCGGCGCGACGCCGCCCACGCCCATTACGCCGACCACGCCCATTACGCCGCGTACGCCGGCCACGCCTCCGACGCCGCCCACGCCTCCGACGCCGCCATCGGGCTCACCGGACAGTGGCTACGTCCTGCTCGCGGACGGCATGGCGATGATGAACGGCAGCAGCGTGGACCTCGAGCTGGCGCGCACCTTCAAGCAGAAGGACAAGGAGATCCTGTTCGTCCGCCGCAAGGGCGAGGCCTTCATCATCCGCGACGCGGCCACGTTGAAGAACGTGCGCGAGGCGCTGTCCGGCTCTCGCGAGCTGGGCAAGGCCCAGTCGGACCTGGGCGAGAAGCAGGGCAAGCTGGGACAGGAGCAGGCGGCGCTCGGTCAGAAGCAGGCGACGCTGGGCCATGAGCAGGGTGGCCTGGGGCGCAAGCTCGGAGACCTGGCCCATCAGCAGGCGGGGCTGCACATCGAGGAGTCGCGCCTGGACTCGCTGCCCGAGGCCGACCGCGCCCGCCGCCGCGCCGAGCTGAAGAAGCAGGACGCCACGCTGGAGCAGGAGATGAAGGCGCTGGAGTCGAAGATGGCCGACCTGGCCAAGAAGATGGAGGTCCTGAGCCGGGAGCAGCACACGCTCAGCGAGAAACAGCACGGCCTCCACGAGGAGCAGGTGAAGTTGAGCACGAAGCACAAGACCCAGATCGAGGAGGCCGAGAAGAAGGTGAACGGCCTCATCGACGAGGCCCTGCGCAAGGGACTGGGCCAGCCGATGCCCACCTGA
- a CDS encoding aldehyde dehydrogenase, whose product MHRAAVPPPTSASTLDAAVQRVKEGSRAWVKRSVPERIAVLESLRQAYAAVAEPSVRAACEAKGIDPDSALAGEEWLAGPMVVLRNLRLLVDALKDIQRHGVPHIPASRLRTLEDGRLAARLYPRDALDGMLLPRNVGEVYFQPGVTASNLREHQASFYRKPHEGRVCAVLGGGNVNSIPPADCLYKLFVEGTACVLKMNPVNAYLGPFLEQAFAPLSRLDVFAVVYGGGEEGAALVNHPAVDEVHVTGSDATHDALVWGPPGPEAEARRARDEPLLRKPFTSELGNISPVVVVPGPYSEGELRFQADNIAGMVANNASFNCNAAKLLVQPKTWARRAELVDGVRHGLGHAAVRRAYYPGAAQRWTQFTQGRSNLQLVGTATEGELPYALIADVDPSQSSDRVFRQEPWCTVLSETGLPGTDDPAAFLEQVVSFLNTQVWGTLNATLIVHPETLKDPAARAAVERAIRELRYGTVAVNTWPAAAYALVSLPWGGHPTAHRRDIQSGLGWVHNTSMLESIEKAALRAPLTNLPAPPWVPGHRGTRELGKRLVAFELSPSWLKVPGIAAAALRR is encoded by the coding sequence ATGCACCGTGCCGCCGTGCCCCCGCCCACATCCGCCAGCACGCTGGACGCCGCGGTCCAGCGGGTGAAGGAGGGCTCGCGAGCCTGGGTGAAGCGAAGTGTCCCGGAGCGCATCGCCGTGCTGGAGTCGCTCCGGCAAGCCTATGCCGCCGTCGCGGAACCGAGTGTCCGCGCGGCGTGCGAGGCGAAAGGCATCGACCCGGACAGTGCCCTGGCTGGCGAGGAGTGGCTGGCCGGTCCCATGGTGGTGCTGCGCAACCTGCGGCTGCTGGTGGACGCGCTGAAGGACATCCAGCGCCACGGCGTGCCCCACATTCCCGCGTCACGCTTGCGCACGTTGGAGGATGGCCGCCTGGCTGCGCGCCTCTATCCGAGAGACGCGCTGGACGGCATGTTGCTGCCGCGCAACGTGGGCGAGGTCTACTTCCAGCCCGGCGTGACGGCGTCCAACCTCCGCGAGCACCAGGCGTCCTTCTACCGGAAGCCTCACGAGGGCCGCGTGTGTGCCGTGTTGGGCGGCGGCAACGTGAACTCGATTCCGCCCGCCGACTGTCTCTACAAGCTCTTCGTCGAGGGCACCGCGTGCGTGCTGAAGATGAACCCGGTGAACGCCTACCTGGGGCCCTTCCTGGAGCAGGCCTTCGCGCCGCTCTCACGGCTGGATGTGTTCGCCGTGGTGTACGGCGGCGGCGAGGAAGGCGCTGCGCTGGTGAACCACCCGGCCGTGGACGAGGTTCACGTCACGGGCAGCGACGCGACGCATGACGCGCTGGTGTGGGGCCCGCCCGGCCCCGAAGCGGAGGCGCGGCGTGCTCGCGACGAGCCCTTGCTGAGGAAGCCCTTCACCAGCGAGCTGGGCAACATCTCCCCCGTGGTGGTGGTGCCCGGCCCGTACTCCGAAGGGGAGCTGCGCTTCCAGGCGGACAACATCGCCGGCATGGTGGCCAACAACGCGTCCTTCAACTGCAACGCGGCGAAGCTGCTGGTGCAGCCGAAGACCTGGGCTCGCCGGGCGGAGCTGGTGGACGGCGTGCGGCACGGTCTGGGCCATGCCGCCGTGCGTCGCGCGTACTACCCGGGCGCGGCGCAGCGCTGGACGCAGTTCACCCAAGGGCGCTCGAACCTGCAGCTCGTGGGCACGGCCACGGAGGGCGAGCTGCCCTACGCGCTGATTGCGGACGTGGATCCATCCCAGTCCAGCGACCGCGTCTTCCGTCAGGAGCCCTGGTGCACGGTGCTGTCGGAGACGGGCCTGCCCGGCACGGACGACCCGGCGGCCTTCCTGGAGCAGGTGGTGTCCTTCCTCAACACCCAGGTGTGGGGGACGCTCAACGCCACGCTCATCGTCCACCCCGAGACACTGAAGGACCCGGCCGCCCGCGCCGCGGTGGAGCGCGCCATCCGCGAGCTGCGCTACGGCACGGTGGCGGTGAACACGTGGCCCGCCGCCGCATATGCGCTGGTGTCGCTCCCCTGGGGTGGCCATCCGACGGCCCACCGTCGGGACATCCAGAGCGGCCTGGGGTGGGTCCATAACACCTCCATGCTGGAGTCCATCGAGAAGGCCGCGCTGCGGGCGCCGCTGACGAACCTGCCGGCGCCGCCCTGGGTCCCCGGGCATCGGGGCACGCGGGAGCTGGGGAAGCGGCTGGTCGCCTTCGAGCTGTCGCCTTCCTGGCTGAAGGTTCCGGGCATCGCCGCGGCGGCCCTCCGACGGTGA
- a CDS encoding tetratricopeptide repeat protein — MPSTHAREGGRSLQMGLTQDAVKSFQKGLSIDPDDVDCLLGLVRAYLSTGAAADAEGAVLRLLKVKPDHTEAQAHLAMLRAQAGNAEALESLKALATAPTAGYFERFNLGSLLFERGDLAGARAAYESVLQISPASTHVHFELGRIRLQQGEPDGAVSHFIRAAEGAPNEAMPLLMLSRAHAACGQLGLAIQAGTQALEKAQGGLQRAVLEDLFKLYLSAGSSEGAKRVALELRKLEPASLNYVYLHGLSLMSAGSFAEAKELFAEVLRQAPGSWQAQHALAQMHLALGERAPALKLLEEAAASVPTDPGPTNDLAVVLMQENGHSRVPALLAPVLAAHPNDAGTHLNMALGTFHSDKAASAHHAKQAMALGAEEVREQAERLLQQLGG, encoded by the coding sequence ATGCCATCGACGCATGCTCGGGAAGGTGGGCGCTCCCTCCAGATGGGGCTGACCCAGGATGCGGTGAAGAGCTTCCAGAAGGGGCTCTCCATCGATCCGGACGACGTGGATTGCCTCCTGGGCCTCGTGCGTGCGTACCTGAGCACCGGCGCCGCCGCGGATGCGGAAGGGGCCGTGCTCCGGCTGTTGAAGGTGAAGCCGGACCACACGGAGGCGCAGGCGCACCTCGCCATGCTGCGGGCCCAGGCGGGCAACGCGGAGGCGCTGGAGTCCCTCAAGGCGCTGGCCACTGCGCCCACCGCGGGCTACTTCGAGCGCTTCAACCTGGGCTCCCTGTTGTTCGAGCGCGGTGACCTGGCTGGCGCGCGCGCCGCCTACGAGTCCGTGCTCCAGATTTCTCCCGCCAGCACCCACGTCCACTTCGAGCTGGGCCGCATCCGCCTCCAGCAAGGCGAGCCGGACGGTGCGGTGTCGCACTTCATCCGGGCCGCCGAAGGCGCGCCGAACGAGGCGATGCCGCTGTTGATGCTGTCGCGGGCGCACGCCGCGTGCGGTCAGCTCGGGCTGGCCATCCAGGCGGGCACCCAAGCCCTGGAGAAGGCCCAGGGCGGACTCCAGCGCGCGGTGCTGGAGGACCTGTTCAAGCTGTACCTGTCCGCTGGCAGTTCGGAGGGCGCCAAGCGCGTGGCGCTGGAGCTGCGCAAGCTGGAGCCCGCGAGCCTCAACTACGTCTACCTGCACGGGTTGTCGCTGATGAGCGCAGGCAGCTTCGCGGAGGCCAAGGAGCTCTTCGCGGAGGTGCTGCGTCAGGCACCTGGGAGCTGGCAGGCGCAGCACGCGCTGGCGCAGATGCACCTGGCGCTTGGCGAGCGTGCTCCTGCGTTGAAGTTGCTGGAAGAGGCCGCCGCGTCGGTGCCGACGGACCCCGGACCCACCAATGACCTGGCCGTGGTGCTGATGCAGGAGAACGGGCACTCGCGGGTCCCCGCGCTGCTGGCGCCGGTGCTGGCCGCGCATCCGAACGATGCGGGCACGCACCTCAACATGGCGTTGGGGACCTTCCACTCGGACAAGGCGGCCTCCGCGCACCACGCGAAGCAGGCGATGGCGCTGGGGGCCGAGGAAGTGCGTGAGCAGGCGGAGCGGCTGCTCCAGCAGCTCGGCGGCTGA
- a CDS encoding LysR family transcriptional regulator — protein sequence MRIDLESLSIFVKVAELGSFTRAGEQLGMPKARVSLRLKALETELGSQLFQRSTRVVRLTPEGEELLPRARRLAQEAEELGTMFQGARGLRGRVRIDLPVNIARDIILPRLPELLTRHPQLEVLINTTDRRTEPFREGFDCVLRVGAQGDPELVGRKLGILRMTNYASAAYLRKYGTPQRLEDLDRHFVVHYDPGLGAETPTFEYPHEDGYRELPMRSMVTVSSVDAYVSACRAGLGIVQIPRLNARERLREDTLVEVLPTLTCMPMPVSLLHTYGRSVPRRVRVVMNWLTELLDQSLETYKG from the coding sequence ATGCGCATCGACCTCGAGTCGCTGAGTATCTTCGTCAAGGTGGCCGAGCTCGGCAGCTTCACCCGCGCGGGCGAGCAGCTCGGCATGCCGAAGGCCCGGGTGTCCCTGCGACTGAAGGCGCTGGAGACGGAGCTGGGCAGCCAGCTCTTCCAGCGGTCGACCCGCGTCGTGCGCCTCACGCCGGAAGGGGAAGAGCTGCTCCCCCGAGCACGGCGGCTGGCCCAGGAGGCAGAGGAGCTGGGGACGATGTTCCAGGGCGCGCGCGGCCTGCGCGGGCGCGTGCGCATCGACCTGCCGGTCAACATCGCGCGCGACATCATCCTCCCCCGGCTCCCCGAGCTGCTCACGCGGCATCCCCAACTCGAGGTGCTCATCAACACGACGGACCGGCGCACCGAGCCCTTCCGAGAGGGCTTCGACTGCGTGCTCCGCGTGGGCGCCCAGGGAGACCCAGAGCTGGTGGGCCGCAAGCTCGGCATCTTGCGGATGACGAACTACGCCAGCGCCGCCTACCTGCGGAAGTACGGAACACCGCAGCGGCTGGAGGACCTCGACCGACACTTCGTCGTCCATTACGACCCGGGGCTCGGCGCGGAGACGCCGACGTTCGAGTACCCCCACGAGGACGGCTACCGCGAGCTCCCGATGCGGAGCATGGTGACGGTCAGCAGCGTCGACGCCTACGTCTCGGCCTGCCGTGCGGGGCTGGGCATCGTCCAGATACCCCGGCTCAACGCGCGTGAGCGCCTCCGGGAGGACACGCTCGTCGAGGTGCTGCCAACGCTCACCTGCATGCCCATGCCCGTCTCGCTCCTGCACACCTACGGCAGGAGCGTGCCGCGCCGGGTCCGCGTGGTGATGAACTGGCTCACCGAGCTGCTCGACCAGTCCCTGGAGACATACAAGGGCTGA
- a CDS encoding SDR family NAD(P)-dependent oxidoreductase — MGTSNPTRVALITGGSRGLGRSMALHLAARGTGILLTYRGGAAEAAETVKQIEAAGGKAVALQLDVGDTKGFDAFVERVRTELGRHFGRERLDVLVNNAGIGIHASFAETTEAQFDELMNIHLKGAFFLTQRLLPVLADGGRILNISTGLARFTFPGYAAYAAMKAGVEALTRYMAKELGPRGIAVNVLAPGPVETDFRDGAVRDSPEMKKALSAQTALGRVGLPDDIGGIAAALLAPEGGWVTGQRIEASGGIFL, encoded by the coding sequence ATGGGCACCTCGAACCCGACGCGCGTGGCACTCATCACCGGAGGAAGCCGTGGCTTGGGGCGGAGCATGGCGCTCCATCTCGCTGCGCGCGGCACGGGCATCCTCCTGACCTACCGTGGCGGCGCGGCGGAGGCAGCGGAGACCGTGAAGCAGATTGAAGCCGCGGGCGGCAAGGCGGTGGCGCTCCAACTCGATGTGGGAGACACGAAGGGCTTCGACGCGTTCGTGGAGCGCGTTCGCACGGAGCTGGGTCGTCACTTCGGCCGCGAGCGGCTGGACGTCCTGGTGAACAACGCGGGCATCGGCATCCACGCCAGCTTCGCGGAGACCACCGAGGCGCAGTTCGACGAACTCATGAACATCCACCTGAAGGGGGCGTTCTTCCTCACGCAGCGGCTGTTGCCCGTGTTGGCGGATGGCGGGCGCATCCTGAACATCTCCACGGGGCTGGCGCGGTTCACCTTCCCGGGGTACGCCGCCTACGCGGCGATGAAGGCGGGCGTGGAAGCCCTCACCCGATACATGGCGAAGGAGCTGGGGCCGCGCGGCATCGCGGTCAACGTGCTCGCGCCGGGCCCGGTGGAAACGGACTTCCGGGATGGGGCCGTTCGCGACAGCCCCGAGATGAAGAAGGCGCTGTCCGCGCAGACGGCGCTCGGCCGCGTGGGCCTGCCCGATGATATCGGCGGCATCGCGGCGGCGCTGCTGGCGCCGGAGGGCGGATGGGTGACGGGGCAGCGCATCGAAGCCTCGGGCGGCATCTTCCTCTGA
- a CDS encoding PQQ-dependent sugar dehydrogenase: MRASLPLLSALVVLALSASACRRSQAQGTASPQDCILVKDDWGQDGTVPFEVEVVAKGLETPWGIAWLPGGDALVTERPGRIRLLKDGALQPQPVATVPVADAAEGGLLGIAPHPDFARNRQFYIYVTTDAGGTEENRIERWTLSEDHATATLDRVIFGGIASATYHDGGRLRFGPDGMLYAGTGDARGPDRSQNANDPAGKLLRLTPEGQVPQDNPTPGSPAFLTGIRNLQAFDWRDDATLYVVDHGPSGETLRRGHDEVSVARRGDNLGWPGIYSCETRSGQITPSITYADAMPPGGAAIYTGTAIPEWKGSLLIGTLGSRHLQRVEFAPDSHRVARHEVYLRNTHGRLREVLMGPDGHLYVTTSNCDGRGDCGPDKDLILRLKR, translated from the coding sequence ATGCGCGCCTCTCTCCCCTTGTTGTCCGCCCTCGTGGTGCTCGCACTGTCCGCCTCCGCCTGCCGCAGGAGTCAGGCCCAAGGCACCGCGTCCCCTCAAGACTGCATCCTCGTGAAGGACGACTGGGGGCAGGACGGCACCGTGCCCTTCGAGGTCGAGGTCGTCGCGAAGGGGCTCGAGACGCCGTGGGGCATCGCGTGGCTTCCAGGGGGTGACGCGCTCGTCACCGAGCGCCCCGGCCGCATCCGACTGCTCAAGGACGGCGCGCTCCAGCCACAGCCCGTGGCGACCGTGCCCGTCGCGGACGCCGCGGAGGGCGGACTGCTGGGCATCGCGCCGCATCCCGACTTCGCGAGAAACCGCCAGTTCTACATCTACGTCACCACCGACGCGGGGGGCACCGAGGAGAACCGCATCGAGCGGTGGACGCTGTCCGAGGACCACGCCACCGCGACACTCGACCGCGTCATCTTCGGCGGCATCGCCTCCGCCACGTACCACGATGGCGGACGGCTGCGCTTCGGGCCGGACGGGATGCTGTACGCCGGCACCGGCGACGCGCGAGGCCCGGACCGCTCGCAGAACGCGAACGACCCCGCGGGCAAGCTGCTGCGCCTGACGCCCGAGGGCCAGGTGCCGCAGGACAATCCCACGCCGGGTTCACCGGCGTTCCTCACCGGCATCCGCAACCTCCAGGCCTTCGACTGGCGTGATGACGCCACGCTGTACGTGGTGGACCACGGCCCCAGCGGCGAGACGCTGCGCCGAGGCCATGACGAAGTGAGCGTCGCCCGCCGAGGGGACAACCTGGGTTGGCCAGGCATCTATTCGTGCGAGACGCGCTCGGGGCAAATCACCCCGTCCATCACCTACGCGGATGCGATGCCTCCCGGCGGCGCCGCCATCTACACGGGCACGGCCATCCCCGAGTGGAAGGGCTCGCTGCTCATCGGCACCCTGGGCTCGCGCCACCTCCAGCGCGTGGAGTTCGCGCCGGACTCGCACCGCGTGGCCCGCCACGAGGTGTACCTGCGCAACACCCACGGCCGGCTGCGCGAGGTCCTCATGGGCCCGGATGGCCACCTCTACGTCACCACCAGCAACTGCGATGGCCGTGGTGACTGCGGGCCCGACAAAGACCTCATCCTCCGATTGAAGCGCTGA
- a CDS encoding DUF1684 domain-containing protein: MTPIALALSLALQAAPAPKNMPTPATEALTTSTREWHAQRIERLQAEDGWLTLVGLFWLAEGEQSVGSAPGNDVPFPAGTPAKLGTFTRKGGTAQLQPAPGVVITRNGQPFTGGALQTDEKGSPDVLKLGSVSFQLILRGDKLGVRVRDANAPARKAFHGIPTYPASPQWRVEARFEPAETPRTIQVPNVLGTVEEMKAPGILVFTVDGKEHRLTPVEDGSGGLFIIFADPTNRDTTYGAGRFLSADMPKEGRVVLDFNRAYNPPCAFTQFATCPLPPKGNRLALRVEAGEKRYADH, from the coding sequence ATGACACCCATTGCCCTGGCCCTGTCTCTCGCCCTCCAAGCCGCGCCAGCTCCCAAGAACATGCCCACCCCCGCCACTGAAGCCCTGACGACTTCGACCCGTGAATGGCATGCGCAGCGCATCGAGCGCCTCCAGGCGGAGGACGGCTGGCTCACCCTCGTGGGCCTGTTCTGGCTCGCGGAGGGCGAGCAGTCGGTGGGCTCGGCGCCAGGGAACGACGTCCCCTTCCCGGCGGGCACTCCCGCGAAGCTGGGCACCTTCACCCGGAAGGGCGGCACCGCCCAGCTCCAACCCGCACCGGGCGTCGTCATCACCCGCAACGGACAGCCCTTCACGGGTGGCGCGCTCCAGACGGACGAGAAGGGCTCACCGGATGTGCTGAAGCTCGGGAGCGTCAGCTTCCAGCTCATCCTCCGAGGCGACAAGCTGGGCGTGCGCGTACGGGACGCCAACGCCCCCGCGCGGAAGGCGTTCCACGGCATCCCCACGTACCCGGCCAGTCCCCAGTGGCGCGTCGAGGCACGCTTCGAACCGGCGGAGACGCCTCGCACCATCCAGGTGCCCAACGTGCTCGGCACCGTGGAGGAGATGAAGGCCCCAGGCATCCTGGTCTTCACCGTGGATGGCAAGGAGCACCGGCTGACGCCCGTGGAGGATGGCTCGGGCGGGCTCTTCATCATCTTCGCGGACCCGACGAACCGGGACACGACCTACGGCGCGGGCCGCTTCCTCTCCGCGGACATGCCCAAGGAGGGGCGCGTGGTGCTCGACTTCAACCGCGCCTACAACCCGCCCTGCGCCTTCACCCAGTTCGCCACCTGCCCGTTGCCACCGAAGGGCAACCGGCTCGCGCTGCGCGTGGAGGCTGGCGAGAAGCGGTACGCCGACCACTGA
- a CDS encoding 2-oxo acid dehydrogenase subunit E2: MRSRTSRVHLDLQPTPPPGAFRKLALGTWRASGDPSAYAAVEVRMERALAFLEAHKGRTGQRLTVTHLVAKVAADALRRHPDANVLLRWNRPFLRKDVGVCVLVVQPGDTGRADLTTATVHRADALSLASFAEAMASRIDAVRARRDAVIERGKRRSYRIPGFLMGLALRLLSFVWFTLNVDLRWVGMPWDPFGSVAVTSLGSLGLERGYVALVPYTRVPLLLAPGAVRTEPVLDAGTLAVGKVMTLTCTWDARVIGVEDVAAVLRHIGAALEDPEGAWGPADMTRGGAAGEPGVG, from the coding sequence GTGCGAAGCCGGACGTCGCGCGTGCACCTCGACCTTCAGCCCACACCGCCACCCGGTGCCTTCCGGAAGCTCGCCCTGGGGACGTGGCGCGCCTCGGGCGACCCCAGTGCCTATGCGGCCGTGGAAGTGCGCATGGAGCGGGCGCTCGCGTTCCTCGAAGCGCACAAGGGCCGGACGGGACAGCGTCTCACGGTGACTCACCTGGTGGCCAAGGTCGCCGCGGACGCGCTTCGCCGCCACCCGGATGCGAACGTGCTGCTGCGGTGGAACCGGCCCTTCCTGCGCAAGGACGTGGGCGTCTGCGTGCTGGTGGTGCAGCCGGGAGACACGGGGCGCGCCGACCTGACGACGGCGACGGTGCATCGCGCGGATGCGCTGTCGCTCGCGTCCTTCGCGGAGGCGATGGCCTCACGCATCGACGCGGTCCGTGCTCGCAGGGACGCGGTCATCGAGCGCGGCAAGCGCCGTTCGTACCGCATCCCGGGCTTCTTGATGGGACTGGCGCTGCGGCTGTTGTCCTTCGTCTGGTTCACGTTGAACGTGGACCTTCGGTGGGTGGGGATGCCGTGGGACCCGTTCGGCTCGGTGGCGGTGACGAGCCTCGGCTCGTTGGGACTGGAGCGCGGTTACGTGGCGCTGGTGCCGTACACGCGGGTGCCGCTGCTGCTGGCCCCGGGCGCGGTGCGGACCGAGCCCGTGCTGGACGCGGGCACCCTGGCTGTCGGGAAGGTGATGACCCTCACCTGTACCTGGGACGCGCGAGTCATCGGCGTGGAGGACGTGGCCGCGGTCCTGCGTCACATCGGCGCGGCGCTGGAGGACCCGGAGGGCGCCTGGGGGCCGGCGGACATGACGCGCGGTGGCGCTGCGGGCGAGCCCGGGGTGGGGTAG